The sequence below is a genomic window from Chloroflexota bacterium.
CGCAGGGCGTCCAGCACCATCCTGCGCAGCTCCCCCGCCGCTTCGCCAAGGCCGTTCAGGTAGGCCGGGTACTGCACGCCTATGGCGTCCGGGTCCGGCACCGGCTCGCCCTTGCCCAGGGCAAAGACACAGCTCGCCTCGGCATACTCCTTCTCCGCCATCTCCACATAGCCCGTATTCCGCAGGTCTGCGTGGCCGCTCGTATTCCGCTCGATCTCCGTCAGGAAGCCCTTCGCCGCCGTGAGCTGCGCCGCCGCCTCGTCAAAGGCCTCGCGATGCACCGCCCGTATCGCGTTCGCCGCCTCCTGCACCACCTTCCGCGTCAGCGGGTAGACCGCCTCCCGCGCCTGGTGCTTCGTGGAGAGCGCCGCCCGTATCCTCTCGGCGATGCCGTCTAAGTTGGACGTGGAATTGTGTGAAGGCATGCTGAACTCCTTCATAAGCCTGGCGAAACACAGAACGCCACTGCCTTGATCAGCAAAGTGCCCCTTCCTTCGCAGGGAAGGGGCAAGGGGTTAGGTCGAATCCCTTACAGATCGTCCAGCGGCGCTGGCATCTCCCCGTCCCGCGCCGCATCAATCATCTCCCGCGCCTCTTCCGGCATATCCACGCCAAGCTCCGCCATCCGCTTCTCCGTCCACCGCCCGATGTTGCGCGGGTCCTTGTAGTACTCGTCGCTATTGTGCAGCGCCGGTTCTTCCGACCCCTCCCACACCTGCTGCGTCGTCTTCCCCACCGCGAACTTGGAGACGGCGCGCGTCAGCTCCTTGCCCCCGCAATGCCGGCACTGCAGGCTCTCCGGCTCCGTCATCGTCCGGACAAAGACATCCGTCTTCCGTTTGCAGGCGGCGCACCGATACTCATAGATAGGCATGGCATCTCTCGAAGGAAAACTGGATGTATTCTAGCATAGGCAGGCTCTGCAAAACGGCCGTTTCTCCCTGGCGTGCCCCTCCCATAACCGCCTGGTCGGCGGCGGCTTGCCGGGGGACTATAATGCCCCCGTTGGCACGCGCCGCCGCTTCGGGAAAGGGGCCGCCATGAAGTACGCCGTCATCTCCGCCGATTCCCACATCGTCGAGCCCCGAGACCTCTGGACCGCCTATATGGAGCGCGCCTACAAGGACGATGCCCCGCACATCGAGTCCATCAGCGGGGCCG
It includes:
- a CDS encoding haloacid dehalogenase — translated: MPSHNSTSNLDGIAERIRAALSTKHQAREAVYPLTRKVVQEAANAIRAVHREAFDEAAAQLTAAKGFLTEIERNTSGHADLRNTGYVEMAEKEYAEASCVFALGKGEPVPDPDAIGVQYPAYLNGLGEAAGELRRMVLDALRKDDVHRCEAILGEMDDIYTMLATMDFPDALTGNLKRTTDMVRGVTERTRGDLTMALRQARLEAKLGDVEKKLDGKR
- a CDS encoding amidohydrolase, with protein sequence MKYAVISADSHIVEPRDLWTAYMERAYKDDAPHIESISGA